In Elusimicrobiota bacterium, the following proteins share a genomic window:
- a CDS encoding RNA-binding protein has product MNIYVGNLAREVVSEDLQQAFAAFGEVATTSVIKDKFTGESRGFGFVEMPSKEQAQAAITGLNGKDLKGRPLTVNEARPKSDNRSGGNSGGFRGGRGGSGGGGGSYSGKKRKGSWGGTRW; this is encoded by the coding sequence ATGAACATTTATGTCGGCAATTTAGCTCGCGAAGTGGTTTCGGAAGATTTACAGCAGGCATTTGCAGCATTTGGAGAAGTTGCAACTACTTCAGTAATTAAAGATAAATTTACCGGTGAATCGCGAGGTTTTGGTTTTGTTGAAATGCCTTCAAAAGAACAGGCTCAGGCAGCAATAACAGGGCTTAATGGCAAAGATTTAAAAGGCAGGCCTTTAACCGTAAACGAAGCTCGTCCAAAATCTGATAATAGAAGCGGCGGTAATAGCGGAGGCTTTCGAGGCGGTCGCGGCGGCAGTGGAGGCGGAGGCGGCAGTTATAGCGGTAAAAAAAGAAAAGGAAGCTGGGGCGGCACACGCTGGTAA